The Telopea speciosissima isolate NSW1024214 ecotype Mountain lineage unplaced genomic scaffold, Tspe_v1 Tspe_v1.0584, whole genome shotgun sequence genome has a segment encoding these proteins:
- the LOC122648211 gene encoding uncharacterized protein At4g22758-like: protein MSDRSFRRRAPALHRKNSLQKPTPPHRQQTLTPRRSNKTPSKPVKILQRSNSELILYTLKLVLGNNHNETQIPRTDAQLFGRETCIDIFTTTPLFGSPTSSPSPRCSDIYSKDAKVVVTVTVEGSPGPVKMMVMLGWSVEEIIRDVLDKYREERRTPPLDSDSVSSFHLYHSWFSLHNLDKKQTIGEIGSRSFYLRKSNVRLVSDESSFNSDGLRTQMAFSSPPPVKSEVVSMRAATVTSMIVYPPSIFSLGFIAPCMHKLLRRMLRLCKLLSCMQ from the exons ATGTCAGACAGAAGTTTCAGGCGACGAGCTCCGGCCTTACACCGGAAGAATAGTCTACAAAAGCCAACCCCACCCCATCGCCAGCAAACTCTGACGCCCAGAAGATCAAATAAAACTCCATCAAAGCCGGTTAAGATTCTCCAGAGAAGCAATTCGGAACTGATCCTTTACACTCTCAAACTTGTGTTGGGCAACAACCACAATGAAACCCAAATTCCGAGAACCGATGCTCAACTATTCGGCCGGGAGACTTGTATAGACATCTTCACTACTACTCCTCTGTTTGGGTCTCCGACTTCATCACCGTCTCCACGTTGTTCCGAT ATATACAGTAAGGATGCGAAGGTGGTAGTGACGGTGACGGTGGAGGGAAGTCCGGGACCGGTGAAGATGATGGTGATGTTGGGGTGGAGCGTGGAGGAGATCATAAGGGATGTTCTCGACAAGTACAGGGAGGAAAGACGCACACCTCCCTTGGATTCCGACTCTGTTTCCTCCTTCCATTTGTATCACTCCTGGTTCAGCCTTCACA ATCTTGATAAGAAACAAACAATCGGGGAGATTGGGAGCAGAAGCTTCTACCTTCGAAAGAGCAATGTTAGGCTTGTTAGCGATGAAAGCAGTTTTAACTCTGATGGTTTAAGAACACAAATggctttttcttctcctcctcctgtCAAGTCAGAAGTTGTTTCTATGAGAGCTGCCACTGTTACTTCAATGATTGTGTATCCTCCATCAATCTTCTCCCTAGGTTTCATTGCTCCATGTATGCACAAGTTACTAAGAAGAATGCTTAGGCTCTGCAAGTTATTGAGTTGCATGCAATAG